One segment of Corynebacterium atrinae DNA contains the following:
- the ctaE gene encoding aa3-type cytochrome oxidase subunit III: MTSAVSNPGMAAPQRVPALNRPNMVSVGTIVFLSQELMFFAGLFAMYFTSRANGLAGDWEYQTSHLNVTYGFIITTILVVSSFTAQLGVFAAERGDVYGLRRWFGITVALAVAFLGFLSFEYYEMIHHGVTIQSSVFGSVFYIITGFHAAHVTAGVIAFVVILLRLQKSKFTPAQATAAMVVSYYWHFVDVIWIGVFITLYLVQ, translated from the coding sequence GTGACGAGCGCAGTTTCAAACCCAGGTATGGCAGCACCACAGCGTGTTCCGGCACTGAACCGACCCAACATGGTCAGTGTCGGCACCATTGTGTTCCTGTCGCAGGAATTGATGTTCTTCGCCGGACTGTTCGCGATGTACTTCACATCGCGTGCGAATGGCCTAGCAGGAGACTGGGAGTATCAGACTTCCCACCTCAACGTGACTTATGGATTCATCATTACGACGATCCTTGTGGTCTCCTCCTTCACCGCACAGTTGGGCGTCTTCGCAGCTGAAAGGGGTGACGTATACGGTCTTCGACGCTGGTTTGGCATCACCGTGGCATTGGCAGTGGCCTTCCTTGGCTTCCTGTCCTTCGAGTACTACGAGATGATCCATCACGGTGTGACTATTCAGTCCAGCGTCTTTGGTTCCGTTTTCTACATCATTACGGGCTTCCACGCAGCCCACGTGACGGCCGGTGTGATCGCGTTTGTCGTGATCCTCCTCCGTCTCCAAAAGTCCAAGTTCACGCCGGCACAGGCCACCGCGGCCATGGTCGTGTCGTACTACTGGCACTTCGTCGACGTTATTTGGATCGGCGTCTTCATCACTTTGTACCTAGTCCAGTAG